The proteins below come from a single Halothiobacillus neapolitanus c2 genomic window:
- a CDS encoding MotA/TolQ/ExbB proton channel family protein: MMELVLAGGGMMIPIILASIIALAIIFERLWALRHSRLMGGDPVGTVESWIASKQLTQNKVSELARMSPLGVVLASGLQDVGSAEAMRNRIEDAGRHVAHQMERYLNTLGTIAVISPLLGLLGTVVGIIDVFQSITASGGAAGINPELLAGGISKALVTTAGGIMVAVPAYIFHRYFRGLVDERIIEMEREAIRLVDMIHPTESGKR, encoded by the coding sequence ATGATGGAACTGGTATTGGCGGGCGGCGGAATGATGATTCCCATTATTCTGGCCTCGATTATCGCGCTGGCGATCATATTCGAGCGGTTGTGGGCGTTACGCCATAGCCGACTGATGGGTGGAGATCCCGTCGGAACGGTAGAAAGCTGGATCGCAAGTAAGCAATTGACGCAGAACAAGGTTTCTGAATTGGCGCGCATGTCGCCACTCGGTGTTGTGCTCGCCTCTGGCTTGCAGGATGTCGGCAGTGCCGAGGCCATGCGCAACCGGATCGAAGATGCCGGTCGTCATGTCGCGCATCAGATGGAGCGTTATCTCAATACGCTCGGCACCATCGCGGTGATCTCGCCCTTACTCGGATTGCTGGGCACGGTTGTAGGCATCATCGATGTGTTCCAGTCGATTACGGCCAGTGGCGGTGCTGCGGGGATCAATCCCGAATTGCTGGCCGGGGGGATTTCCAAGGCACTGGTCACGACGGCAGGCGGCATCATGGTCGCCGTGCCTGCCTACATCTTTCACCGCTATTTCCGTGGTCTGGTGGACGAGCGCATCATCGAAATGGAGCGTGAGGCCATTCGACTGGTTGACATGATTCATCCGACCGAATCCGGTAAGCGCTGA
- a CDS encoding ExbD/TolR family protein, whose product MKFRQRPREELELNLIPLIDVIFMLLIFFMLTTTFIHDRALNVTLPVSDQGSEQRAPVKDHVIEIAKDGRIALDGHIMPSNALLPQLKAIAKDGRPVVVWADAEVINQKVISVLDLVRSAGITKVGLGTTPP is encoded by the coding sequence ATGAAATTCCGCCAAAGACCGCGAGAGGAACTTGAGCTGAATCTTATCCCGCTGATTGATGTGATCTTCATGCTGCTGATTTTCTTCATGCTGACGACCACATTCATTCATGACCGGGCATTGAATGTCACGCTGCCGGTATCGGATCAAGGCAGTGAGCAGCGCGCCCCGGTCAAGGATCACGTGATCGAGATTGCCAAGGATGGTCGGATTGCACTGGATGGACACATCATGCCGAGCAATGCCTTGTTGCCGCAGCTGAAGGCCATTGCCAAAGACGGTCGCCCGGTCGTGGTCTGGGCGGATGCGGAAGTGATCAATCAGAAGGTCATTTCCGTGCTCGATCTGGTGCGCAGTGCAGGCATAACCAAGGTTGGCCTTGGGACGACGCCCCCCTAA
- a CDS encoding carbon-nitrogen hydrolase family protein, translating into MKKSKIAAIQLNGKATWAENQPVIARLVSDAAEAGAEVIVLPENLYAMPANPHELLALGLGAEGENAPLDWLQTLARFKGVWLVAGTLPIRADGGSNEGKLWSRSYVIDSKGEIQAKYDKIHLFDVDVPPRRSAQSATAESYRESDQFLHGTELVLVETPAGRLGMAICFDLRFPELFRRLTDQGAEWICLPSAFTETTGRAHWEPLLRARAIENQVYMVASAQVGVHASGRKTFGHSMVVDPWGTVLANAKTLADCFVMAEIDAEAQAHVRQQFPVLDLRRLKS; encoded by the coding sequence ATGAAAAAATCAAAAATTGCCGCTATCCAGCTGAACGGCAAAGCAACATGGGCTGAAAATCAACCGGTGATCGCCCGTCTGGTGAGTGACGCCGCGGAGGCTGGTGCTGAGGTGATCGTCCTGCCGGAAAATCTGTATGCCATGCCAGCGAATCCGCACGAGCTGTTGGCACTTGGCCTCGGGGCTGAGGGTGAAAATGCCCCACTGGACTGGTTGCAGACGTTGGCTCGCTTCAAGGGTGTCTGGCTGGTGGCCGGTACATTGCCCATCCGGGCTGATGGCGGTTCGAATGAAGGCAAATTATGGTCGCGCAGTTATGTCATCGATTCAAAGGGTGAAATCCAAGCCAAATACGACAAGATTCACTTGTTCGATGTGGATGTGCCGCCTCGTCGGTCCGCGCAATCGGCGACCGCTGAATCCTATCGGGAGTCGGATCAATTCCTGCACGGCACCGAGTTGGTACTGGTCGAGACGCCAGCTGGTCGTTTGGGTATGGCCATCTGTTTCGATTTGCGTTTTCCCGAGTTGTTTCGCCGCTTAACCGATCAGGGCGCCGAATGGATATGTCTGCCTTCGGCCTTCACGGAAACCACGGGGCGCGCGCACTGGGAACCCTTGTTGCGTGCCCGCGCCATCGAAAATCAGGTGTACATGGTCGCATCGGCACAAGTGGGCGTTCATGCCAGCGGGCGCAAAACCTTCGGTCACAGTATGGTCGTCGATCCGTGGGGAACGGTGCTCGCCAATGCCAAAACCCTGGCCGATTGCTTCGTCATGGCGGAAATCGATGCCGAAGCACAGGCGCATGTCCGTCAGCAATTTCCGGTTCTGGACTTGCGCCGGCTGAAGTCATAA
- a CDS encoding 3-deoxy-7-phosphoheptulonate synthase encodes MTHRTDDLRILDIHNLVSPEQIRAQFPLTERGAQTVYETRQAIKAILSRDDDRLLVVMGPCSIHDVKAAREYASRLKTLADEVKDDILLVMRVYFEKPRTTVGWKGLINDPNLDGSFEINKGLGVARHLLVDLADMGVSAATEYLDLISPQYVSDAVAWGAIGARTTESQVHRELASGLSCPVGFKNGTDGGLQVAIDAIRAAARPHHFLSVTKAGQSAIFSTAGNEDCHLILRGGKKPNFDANSVNEALEKLRGAELPERLMIDFSHANSQKQHARQIQVAEEVATQIAAGNAGIIGAMIESHLVGGRQDVHPDRPLVFGQSITDACIAWEDSVGVIQRLAEAVRIRRAGGGVLVDVCASHEQPAH; translated from the coding sequence ATGACGCATCGCACCGATGACTTACGTATTCTCGATATCCATAACCTAGTTTCGCCCGAGCAAATTCGTGCGCAGTTTCCACTGACCGAGCGCGGTGCGCAGACGGTATACGAGACGCGTCAGGCGATTAAGGCCATTTTGAGCCGCGACGATGATCGATTGCTGGTCGTCATGGGGCCGTGTTCGATCCACGATGTGAAAGCCGCGCGTGAATACGCATCGCGACTGAAAACACTCGCCGATGAAGTAAAAGACGACATCCTGCTGGTCATGCGGGTGTATTTCGAAAAACCCAGGACGACCGTCGGCTGGAAGGGTTTGATCAACGATCCGAACCTCGACGGCAGTTTCGAAATCAACAAAGGGCTCGGTGTAGCGCGTCATTTGTTGGTTGATCTTGCGGATATGGGCGTGTCTGCTGCGACGGAATATCTGGATCTGATCAGCCCGCAATATGTATCCGATGCGGTAGCCTGGGGCGCAATCGGTGCACGGACGACTGAATCCCAAGTGCACCGTGAGCTGGCATCCGGCCTTTCCTGCCCCGTTGGCTTCAAGAACGGTACCGATGGCGGTTTGCAGGTGGCGATCGATGCGATTCGGGCCGCGGCACGTCCGCATCACTTCCTCTCGGTCACCAAGGCCGGGCAGTCGGCTATTTTTTCGACTGCGGGCAACGAAGACTGCCACCTGATTTTGCGTGGCGGCAAAAAACCGAATTTTGACGCCAACAGCGTCAATGAAGCACTAGAAAAGCTGCGTGGTGCTGAATTGCCTGAGCGGTTGATGATCGATTTTTCCCACGCCAACAGTCAAAAACAGCACGCAAGACAGATTCAGGTGGCAGAAGAGGTCGCCACGCAGATCGCCGCGGGCAATGCCGGTATCATCGGGGCAATGATCGAAAGCCATCTGGTTGGTGGACGGCAGGATGTGCATCCGGATCGTCCGCTCGTCTTCGGGCAGAGCATCACCGATGCCTGTATCGCCTGGGAAGACAGTGTGGGCGTTATCCAGCGTTTGGCCGAGGCGGTGCGGATTCGACGAGCAGGCGGCGGTGTACTGGTTGATGTTTGTGCAAGTCATGAGCAGCCAGCGCATTGA
- a CDS encoding YhdP family protein, which produces MTHIHLPHAIHLSSRPLRRLIRFLLASVAVILVLLALAFSVLRVVLPHMTNYREEAQTVLSKAWGAPVQFGSIDVAFVNYRPQLVLTDLRLGNNGPVISRFGVSLAPWRSLVARHWVAGKIVIDKPHLAFIQQADGKWTLSGAPQTSPQNDPEKTANSWADWLSRLPDLGDVSINEAVVSWIRPATSDLHESRQTINLNATARLAAHGWSLSGELFAPGFGNSPVRLRADGHLGDEPNAEVYLGAHNWNLPAMQQAIRDFTHGSVRAEIGGCAEHVEGLDCSAGMPLVNQGQLSGELWLRFAGTSLRSVSADFDISSLKVSRMAKIAGIGALASTQSQATLHRIGGRLLWQKTTDGWRLDADHVRVATTADTEWPAHSIHLIHAGDQTYYASSYVDLHQLAVWLATAPLPKSFLKLLGENALRGDARDIRLHLVGNTLVAGYLELQHFGNVPGRRLWPVIGQSDGLGGLNLKLYKQPSGWLARFDQSNLVLAVPGMFREPMTIDALKGDVYLHDADSGRLLIYSPGLRIKNADLFTDTSFRYQAADKDHPAQLAIDSAFGDIHVARVPAYLPRNLLGKNVLHWLDTNLELPEQGGGQPGRVDRGHFVFNGDPARFPFIKGGGWFSVVFDFKHLVLPFLPDWPALKDADGNIAFVNQQFHASIDHGTLADVPVDGSRVSIFDLDKAALDIAVTAKAPLSQLLGFVGQTPLLGAGSLNALKVTGQAGLDVSVRAGLKQGEKTDVNGHLVLKNNGLSLDKTPIKLSRISGAIDFHNADFTARNISARFDDEPATMTLKPSTSDDSTIVSLQTRLDPLFALREKSATAFGPLLDRVRGKADTTIELNIPHHGDQFTVQANSDLTGVSSQLPPPFGKAADAVWPLSADLTFTGGVLRQLDLKSQGGEPWQANLGFNDRGALSGGDVSNRADSADRSSNNSAKLAINLNTPVLDLDAWQPILSSAAFSRPEKATSSTPVAPFDLNIQTDRLKVAGVQFGPTRLNVRFADERYRIKASGDDLDGNLNYQQPNVAHPAGQIAMQFKRFHVEDQSSSNSVSSDRVTPISSWDLKQIPSAQVIIDDLRFGKHRLGKLVLNSEAAKPGHDTLEIPTIDWQPTASFRLIGQGSVAKEGDKQQTNLNLSAQGADLGAVFKQVAGENSPISNGDLKSSLFSLSWPGSPAAFALERLSGSGAFVMQNGQLNEVNPGAGRLAGLLSLGAITRRLRLDFSDVVDQGLSFDSLSADWTLKQGLLAIDPLTLKNASLRLTASGQTHLSDNSLDYTVKVYADIGMLLPIIGTVAGGPIVGGAVLALQQALKTIDKNPAPTLVYRVTGTIADPVVKTADAASDRSTP; this is translated from the coding sequence GTGACGCATATTCATCTGCCCCACGCCATTCACCTCTCTTCTCGCCCGCTGCGCCGATTGATACGGTTTTTGCTGGCGTCTGTGGCCGTTATTCTGGTTTTGCTCGCCCTTGCATTCAGCGTATTGCGCGTCGTATTGCCGCATATGACCAATTATCGAGAAGAAGCGCAGACTGTGTTGTCCAAGGCATGGGGCGCACCGGTGCAGTTCGGTTCGATCGATGTGGCGTTTGTCAATTATCGCCCGCAGCTGGTGCTGACCGATCTGCGGTTGGGAAACAATGGCCCGGTCATCTCGCGCTTTGGTGTGTCGCTTGCGCCCTGGCGCAGTTTGGTTGCCCGGCATTGGGTCGCCGGGAAGATCGTGATCGACAAGCCGCATCTGGCATTCATTCAGCAGGCCGATGGGAAATGGACACTCTCCGGCGCGCCGCAAACATCGCCGCAAAACGATCCGGAAAAGACGGCAAATTCATGGGCAGACTGGTTGTCCAGATTGCCTGATTTGGGCGATGTATCCATTAATGAAGCCGTGGTTTCCTGGATTCGACCGGCAACATCCGATCTTCATGAATCCCGTCAGACAATTAACCTGAACGCGACCGCGCGGCTGGCGGCGCATGGCTGGTCGCTTTCCGGGGAATTGTTTGCGCCCGGTTTCGGCAATTCGCCCGTTCGTTTACGGGCGGACGGACATTTGGGTGACGAGCCAAATGCCGAGGTGTATCTGGGTGCCCATAACTGGAACCTGCCCGCCATGCAGCAGGCGATTCGCGATTTTACACATGGATCGGTGCGCGCTGAGATCGGTGGCTGCGCCGAGCATGTCGAAGGCTTGGATTGTTCAGCGGGGATGCCGCTTGTCAATCAAGGGCAACTCTCCGGCGAGTTGTGGTTACGCTTTGCCGGAACGAGCCTGCGCTCGGTTTCGGCCGATTTTGATATTTCCAGCCTCAAGGTCAGCCGGATGGCGAAGATTGCGGGTATCGGGGCGCTGGCATCGACTCAGTCTCAGGCGACTTTGCATCGGATTGGCGGGCGGTTGCTCTGGCAGAAAACGACAGACGGCTGGCGTTTGGATGCCGATCATGTTCGCGTCGCGACCACGGCCGATACCGAGTGGCCCGCTCATTCCATCCATCTGATCCATGCCGGAGACCAGACCTATTACGCCTCGAGTTACGTCGACCTGCATCAGCTTGCCGTCTGGTTGGCGACCGCGCCTTTGCCCAAATCATTCCTGAAGTTGCTGGGAGAAAACGCATTGCGTGGCGATGCTCGGGATATCCGACTGCATCTGGTCGGCAATACGCTTGTGGCGGGTTATCTCGAATTGCAGCACTTCGGCAATGTGCCGGGGCGGCGATTGTGGCCGGTCATCGGTCAGTCCGATGGTCTCGGGGGGCTGAACCTCAAACTCTACAAACAGCCATCCGGATGGCTGGCGCGTTTTGATCAATCGAATCTGGTACTCGCCGTGCCGGGCATGTTCCGCGAACCGATGACCATCGATGCCCTGAAGGGGGATGTTTATCTGCACGATGCCGATTCAGGGCGGCTTCTGATCTATAGCCCGGGGTTGCGCATCAAGAATGCCGATCTGTTCACGGATACAAGCTTCCGCTATCAGGCCGCAGACAAGGATCATCCGGCTCAACTTGCCATCGACAGTGCATTCGGCGATATCCATGTTGCGCGTGTTCCGGCGTATTTGCCACGGAACCTGCTGGGCAAGAACGTGCTGCACTGGCTGGATACGAATCTTGAGTTGCCCGAGCAAGGGGGCGGGCAACCTGGTCGAGTGGATCGTGGCCATTTCGTATTCAATGGTGATCCGGCTCGATTCCCGTTTATCAAAGGCGGCGGGTGGTTCTCCGTGGTGTTTGATTTCAAACATCTGGTTTTGCCTTTTCTACCTGATTGGCCGGCGCTCAAGGATGCCGATGGCAATATCGCATTCGTCAATCAGCAGTTCCACGCATCAATTGACCACGGAACGCTGGCGGACGTGCCGGTGGATGGGTCGCGGGTGAGCATTTTTGATCTGGACAAGGCCGCACTCGATATTGCCGTAACAGCAAAAGCGCCTTTGAGCCAACTGCTCGGGTTTGTTGGGCAAACCCCGCTTTTGGGTGCCGGCAGTTTGAACGCGCTCAAGGTCACGGGTCAGGCCGGGCTGGATGTCTCGGTTCGCGCGGGGTTGAAGCAAGGCGAGAAGACCGATGTAAACGGTCATTTGGTCCTGAAAAATAATGGCTTGTCTCTCGACAAAACACCGATCAAATTGAGCCGGATTTCCGGTGCCATCGATTTCCATAACGCGGATTTTACCGCCAGAAACATCTCCGCCCGTTTTGATGACGAACCGGCAACGATGACATTGAAGCCCAGCACATCGGACGATTCGACCATAGTGAGCCTGCAAACCCGCCTTGATCCCTTGTTCGCGTTGCGCGAAAAGTCTGCCACGGCGTTTGGGCCTCTGCTTGATCGGGTTCGTGGCAAGGCGGATACCACGATCGAGCTCAATATTCCTCATCATGGCGATCAATTTACAGTTCAGGCGAACAGTGATCTTACCGGCGTTTCGAGCCAGTTGCCGCCACCATTCGGCAAAGCTGCCGATGCGGTATGGCCATTGAGTGCCGATCTTACTTTTACCGGTGGCGTCTTGCGGCAATTGGATCTTAAATCGCAAGGCGGCGAACCGTGGCAAGCCAATCTGGGGTTCAATGACCGCGGCGCACTGAGTGGGGGCGATGTCAGTAATCGCGCTGACAGTGCTGATCGCTCCTCCAACAATTCGGCGAAACTGGCGATCAATCTAAATACACCAGTGCTGGATTTGGACGCATGGCAGCCAATTCTGAGTAGTGCCGCGTTCTCCCGACCGGAAAAAGCAACTTCCAGCACGCCCGTCGCGCCCTTCGATCTAAATATTCAGACCGATCGTCTCAAGGTGGCCGGTGTGCAGTTTGGCCCGACGCGCTTGAATGTTCGCTTTGCGGATGAACGGTATCGTATCAAAGCCAGTGGCGATGACTTGGACGGCAACCTGAACTATCAGCAGCCCAATGTCGCCCATCCGGCTGGCCAGATCGCCATGCAGTTCAAACGGTTCCATGTTGAAGATCAGTCTTCATCCAATTCGGTATCTTCCGATCGCGTGACACCAATAAGCTCCTGGGATTTGAAACAGATTCCCAGTGCACAGGTGATCATTGATGATCTGCGGTTCGGCAAGCACCGACTGGGCAAACTCGTGCTCAATAGCGAGGCTGCAAAGCCTGGGCACGACACGCTCGAGATTCCGACCATCGACTGGCAACCGACGGCGAGTTTTCGCCTGATCGGTCAGGGTTCGGTAGCCAAAGAGGGCGACAAACAGCAAACAAACTTGAACCTGTCGGCACAGGGGGCAGACCTTGGCGCGGTGTTCAAGCAGGTGGCCGGCGAGAACTCACCCATCAGCAATGGGGATCTCAAGTCGTCTTTGTTCTCTCTATCCTGGCCCGGTTCGCCGGCGGCATTCGCCCTTGAGCGGCTGAGTGGCTCCGGCGCGTTTGTCATGCAGAATGGTCAACTTAACGAGGTCAATCCCGGCGCAGGGCGACTGGCCGGGTTACTCAGTCTGGGGGCGATAACCCGTCGATTGCGACTGGATTTTAGCGATGTGGTCGATCAGGGTTTGTCGTTCGATTCGCTCAGCGCCGACTGGACCCTAAAGCAGGGATTGCTGGCGATTGATCCTCTGACACTCAAAAATGCCTCATTGCGATTGACGGCATCAGGACAAACCCACCTAAGCGACAACAGCCTCGACTACACCGTTAAAGTCTACGCTGATATCGGCATGCTCCTGCCCATTATCGGCACTGTGGCCGGTGGCCCGATTGTCGGTGGCGCTGTGCTGGCACTTCAGCAGGCACTCAAGACCATTGATAAAAATCCGGCACCGACGCTGGTTTACCGGGTCACCGGAACCATCGCTGATCCCGTCGTCAAAACCGCCGACGCCGCTTCGGATCGCTCCACCCCATGA
- the rng gene encoding ribonuclease G has protein sequence MSEEILINVTPQETRIAYVENGVLQEINIERSRSRGIVGNIYQGRVSRVLPGMEAAFVDIGLERAAFLHVSDIELKPEEKETGVETRPRMIYDLLRTGQNLIVQVIKDPLGTKGARLTTEITIPSRYLVYLPNGRNIGVSSRIEDPVQRDRLKDILAEFMAESIERVGENEIGGFILRTAAEGATAEALRQDYDFLLRLWASVQERQSQTNGVGLIFEDLPIALRTLRDVLGRYVEKIRIDSRETYHRAIQFAQEMVPDILPILEHYPGERPLFDMHNIEQEIVNAMERRVPLKSGGYIIIDQTEAMTTIDVNTGGFVGSKNLEETIFKTNLEAASTIARQLRLRNLGGIIILDFIDMIEPDHRLAVQETLKRALEADHARTKVCEVSGLGLVEMTRKRTRESLEHILCTVCPTCSGRGTVKTAETVCYEIFREVTREARQYHAKQMLVIASSSVIDRLREEDSTSLAELQEFIGVPLRLQADVHYLPEQYDIVLM, from the coding sequence ATGAGTGAAGAAATCCTCATCAATGTGACCCCGCAGGAAACCCGTATTGCCTATGTCGAAAACGGGGTGTTGCAAGAGATCAACATTGAGCGCTCACGGTCGCGCGGCATCGTCGGCAATATCTATCAGGGGCGTGTCAGTCGGGTATTGCCAGGCATGGAGGCGGCGTTTGTGGACATCGGCCTGGAGCGTGCCGCGTTTTTGCATGTCTCGGATATCGAGCTCAAGCCGGAGGAAAAGGAAACCGGTGTCGAGACGCGCCCGCGGATGATCTACGACCTGCTGCGAACGGGGCAAAATCTGATCGTGCAGGTTATCAAGGACCCGCTGGGCACCAAGGGCGCCCGCCTGACGACCGAAATCACCATCCCGTCACGCTATCTCGTGTATTTGCCCAATGGTCGGAATATCGGTGTATCAAGCCGGATTGAAGACCCGGTGCAGCGCGATCGCCTCAAGGATATTCTGGCCGAATTCATGGCCGAATCGATCGAGCGGGTTGGCGAGAATGAGATCGGTGGATTCATTTTGAGAACGGCTGCTGAGGGTGCGACTGCCGAAGCGCTGCGACAGGATTACGACTTTCTGCTGCGTTTGTGGGCCAGTGTCCAGGAACGCCAGAGTCAGACCAACGGCGTGGGGCTGATTTTCGAAGATCTGCCGATTGCACTGCGGACTTTGCGCGATGTGCTCGGCCGTTACGTCGAGAAAATCCGTATCGATTCGCGCGAAACCTACCATCGTGCCATTCAGTTCGCTCAGGAAATGGTGCCGGATATTCTGCCGATACTTGAACATTACCCCGGCGAACGCCCATTGTTTGACATGCACAATATCGAGCAGGAAATCGTCAATGCGATGGAGCGCCGCGTGCCGCTCAAATCGGGTGGGTATATCATCATCGATCAGACCGAGGCGATGACCACGATCGACGTGAATACCGGTGGTTTTGTGGGTTCTAAAAATCTCGAAGAAACCATTTTCAAGACCAATCTGGAAGCGGCAAGCACCATTGCGCGCCAACTGCGATTGCGCAATTTGGGCGGCATCATCATTCTTGATTTCATCGATATGATCGAGCCGGATCACCGTCTTGCCGTGCAGGAAACGCTCAAACGCGCGCTCGAAGCCGATCACGCGCGCACCAAAGTGTGTGAAGTTTCCGGCTTGGGTTTGGTCGAAATGACCCGCAAACGCACGCGCGAATCGTTGGAGCATATCCTTTGCACGGTCTGTCCGACGTGCAGCGGGCGTGGTACGGTCAAAACGGCCGAAACCGTTTGCTACGAGATTTTCCGCGAGGTGACTCGCGAGGCGCGTCAGTACCACGCTAAGCAGATGCTGGTCATCGCATCATCCTCGGTTATCGATCGTCTGCGAGAGGAGGATTCGACCTCGCTGGCCGAGTTGCAGGAATTCATCGGCGTCCCCTTGCGCTTGCAGGCCGATGTCCATTATCTGCCGGAACAGTACGATATCGTTCTTATGTGA
- a CDS encoding DUF4139 domain-containing protein produces the protein MSQNRVVSNAKLNDEFSCNLSRPAVRQSRMALPLLLLCLAMGSVWLMPVTEAALDVKPDSVKQGEPAATGLMSRITEVTVLPQGAWVTRRIDVPIATVPVEAHRADGSNNEQAGKSVTVLDLPGNIDQESVQISSADLFQSGPLQWQKQAVETAPDYVAIEAQIDALRRQQADARDALEVARIRLNIFQAQMSAPATVTTKAGHQAGAFLTQSGARQSFDKLLADLMSAQHKARNDLDQVNDAIAKQQAKLTELRKQPEKMKLIVPLERKKSASGKVGSGILPVYLRYRVSDAGWQPVYRANLITTLPTSVSAKNTPEKTALPVANASAHANPIGDENARLDWSFSASVHQNSGEDWTHVPITLSLIDAQRYYPAPKLPRWTIGFERHQPVAPVQEVRSKLAMNMMAAPAARPVDATGFNAEYKSDQPLSINSGETTTVIPLQHEQVPANATVLIAPTQSPLGVLTGTFDLNNPLPLPAGRWDFFVNGAQLGSAFRQAQAPSKKMTLGFGADQRIQVTVDQKPDQREENGVIGKSTQMVRRTVVEVQSQHKEPVAVTVIMNLPIAEDSEISVEALADTTPPTTKQFDGIDGVWAWSNQIKPGQKITLNFGFRLRWPSDKTLSGL, from the coding sequence ATGAGCCAGAACAGGGTAGTTAGCAACGCCAAGTTGAACGATGAGTTTAGTTGCAACCTATCTAGACCCGCCGTTCGGCAATCCCGCATGGCGTTGCCTTTGTTGCTACTCTGCTTGGCGATGGGGTCTGTATGGCTGATGCCCGTGACCGAAGCCGCTTTGGATGTTAAGCCTGACTCTGTCAAACAGGGCGAACCGGCAGCGACTGGTTTGATGAGCCGAATCACAGAAGTGACCGTCTTACCCCAGGGGGCTTGGGTTACGCGTCGAATCGATGTTCCGATCGCCACGGTGCCTGTTGAAGCTCATCGTGCGGACGGCTCAAACAATGAGCAAGCCGGTAAATCGGTTACCGTGCTTGATCTGCCGGGAAATATCGATCAGGAAAGCGTGCAGATTTCTTCCGCTGATCTGTTTCAGTCCGGGCCGCTGCAATGGCAGAAACAAGCCGTGGAAACCGCGCCGGATTATGTTGCAATCGAAGCACAAATCGATGCCCTGCGTCGCCAACAGGCGGATGCGCGTGATGCACTTGAGGTTGCGCGCATTCGCCTGAATATTTTTCAGGCACAGATGAGTGCGCCAGCTACCGTGACGACCAAGGCCGGTCATCAGGCCGGTGCGTTTCTTACTCAGTCCGGCGCGCGTCAGTCATTCGACAAGCTGCTGGCAGATTTAATGTCGGCTCAGCACAAAGCTCGAAACGACCTCGATCAGGTTAACGATGCAATAGCCAAACAGCAGGCCAAACTGACCGAGCTTCGCAAACAGCCGGAAAAAATGAAATTGATTGTGCCGCTTGAGCGAAAAAAGTCAGCGAGCGGCAAAGTGGGTTCAGGAATTCTTCCTGTCTATCTGCGCTACCGAGTCAGCGATGCGGGCTGGCAACCGGTTTATCGTGCCAATTTGATCACTACGCTACCGACATCTGTTTCTGCCAAAAATACGCCAGAAAAAACTGCGTTACCGGTGGCAAATGCCAGCGCGCACGCCAACCCGATTGGTGACGAAAATGCACGGCTCGACTGGTCTTTTTCTGCCAGCGTGCATCAGAACAGTGGCGAAGACTGGACGCATGTGCCGATTACGCTGTCGCTCATCGACGCTCAGCGCTACTATCCCGCGCCCAAACTGCCGCGCTGGACGATTGGATTTGAGCGTCATCAGCCAGTAGCGCCTGTTCAGGAGGTCCGATCAAAACTTGCCATGAACATGATGGCGGCGCCCGCGGCGCGGCCTGTTGATGCCACGGGCTTCAATGCGGAGTACAAAAGTGATCAACCGCTTTCCATCAACAGCGGCGAAACCACCACCGTGATTCCATTGCAGCACGAACAAGTGCCCGCCAACGCGACGGTTCTTATTGCGCCGACACAATCACCTCTGGGTGTGCTGACCGGTACATTTGACCTCAACAATCCATTGCCGCTTCCGGCAGGACGCTGGGATTTTTTCGTTAATGGCGCGCAACTGGGCTCGGCATTCCGGCAGGCTCAAGCCCCATCCAAGAAGATGACTCTGGGATTCGGTGCCGATCAGCGTATCCAGGTTACCGTCGACCAGAAACCGGATCAGCGAGAGGAAAACGGCGTTATCGGTAAATCGACCCAGATGGTGCGCCGCACGGTGGTCGAAGTGCAAAGCCAGCACAAAGAACCTGTAGCGGTCACGGTGATCATGAATCTGCCGATTGCCGAAGATAGCGAGATTTCAGTTGAAGCACTGGCCGATACCACGCCGCCGACGACCAAACAGTTCGACGGGATCGATGGCGTTTGGGCCTGGTCGAACCAGATCAAGCCGGGCCAGAAAATCACGCTTAATTTCGGCTTTCGCTTACGCTGGCCAAGTGATAAAACCTTATCCGGCCTTTGA